Sequence from the Cucumis sativus cultivar 9930 chromosome 1, Cucumber_9930_V3, whole genome shotgun sequence genome:
AAATGTTGCAACCAACAGTACATCACACATGTTTAACCTCAACACAAATGCTTGAAGAAGATAATCAAGATCTCTTAATTGTTCATAACTGCAGTGGTGCATAGGAATTTGCTCACAAGTTAAATACATCAAAGAGAAACAGAACCAGCAAACAAAATGGTATTATGTATATGCCAATCATCCCGAGATAGATATCTTCTCagacaaacaaagaaaataaaattcaatccaTAGTCTAGctacactacaagaaaaggCAAGTCAAAGAACGAGCATAGTGTAATGACCTATCAAGTTAACCTTTAATTGAATACTTCTACTTACCCATAAGCTTGAATAGTGCTTTCTGTGTGCGTCTTTCAAGCTTATCAAGCTTCTTCTGCACGTCCCTTCTAAGGTCCCAGTTTGGTTTCTTTGGAGCGATATTTACAAATGGGTCCTATAATTTTAACGATCGAGtataattaatagaaaagGATTCAAAAAGTATGATTGTAGGCCAGTTTAAGAACATATAAAGGCAGAACTGACAAAATTACCTCTTTTAGTTGTGGAGGTTCAGAAGTAACAGGGTCCTCAAATTTAGGCAATACAGGTGGGGCAAGCTTGCCCTCCTGAAGCTCTTTATCATGAGGAACATAGTTCCGAAATTTCATATTGAGATTACTGCAAAAGAACAATTTATTGGTGAATCAAGAACTGAAGAGACACGAggcataaaaaaattcaacatcaAAAAATACGTTTGTCTGTATTTTGCACTCTTCCAAGAGGGAAGTTTCATCGTAATTGAGTACATAAATTTTTCAAGTGAGTTTGGAATGAGAACAGCATCAAACAAAACACATATTCAATGGACAAGAGaatgttatttatattgaaCGCATTTTCCCCCTCAAGAGAAAACATATTGGAAAACTTTTGAAGGTAAACATGAGAACATATCGCcccgaaaaaaaaaaaagcaattaGGCTGTATGAAGCATTGCAATCAATGGGACCACCTCGCCATCATCCTAAACTCCTACAAGCacaaatgttattaaaaactagaaaggaaaagagaaaacacaaaaaagaaacagaaacaaaaacaaaaacaaaagaaaaggaaagaaagaattgaaaagtaaatgaaaggaaaaaaaaaagaagtaaacaTCTTATTGAAGGGAGGATAACTTTATGAGCATACTTCACATTTCACATGCTTTGTGTTAACATAAGCTTTACAGGTTAGTTTCTAGTACTATTCTATCATATATTTGGTTTTAGTCTTATGCTCTATAGCTTTTGTGGCCATTTTGCGACTCTAGTCTGCAAAAAGAAAGACACATTTTACTAAGGAAACTAAGGCAACTTTTGTCTGTCCTGCCCCTACGCAAAT
This genomic interval carries:
- the LOC101208137 gene encoding coiled-coil domain-containing protein 12 translates to MATEEDSVEQVAAARKERLKALRAAQELLNNSDEKNSGGEDKENGATEDSDETNLNMKFRNYVPHDKELQEGKLAPPVLPKFEDPVTSEPPQLKEDPFVNIAPKKPNWDLRRDVQKKLDKLERRTQKALFKLMEEQEKQKQAAEGDNDENGAE